The Sphingomonas sanguinis nucleotide sequence GGATCGCCTCGCGGAACTTGCGGCCGAACTTCTTCTGGTTGTTCAGAAAGATGGTGCGCGTGATCTGCTGGGTGATGGTCGAGCCGCCCTGTTTCCAGCGGCCCTTTTCCAGCCGGACCTCGACCGAGCGGGCGATGCCGATCGGGTCGACGCCGGGATGCTGGCGGAAGCGGCGATCCTCGACCGCGATGGTCGCGTCGCGCATGACGATCGGAATCTTGTCATAGGACAGCCACTCGCCATAGCTCGGCCCGAGCGAAACGATCACCGTGCCGTCGGCGGCATGGACGCGGATCATCTGGCCGTTGGGCGAGGATTTCAGCTCCTCGAAGCTCGGCAGCTGCGACTTGGCGACGAAGACCGCGATGAGCAGCGCACCGACCGCCAGGACGGCGAGCCCGATCAGGACCTGCAGGGTTACGACGATCCGGCGCCGCCAGGGAGAGCGGGGCTTGGAGGAGCGGGGCCGGGTGGACCGGGAAGACGACGCGCGAGGCATGGGACGGATCGCGAATTACAAGGCTTTGGACATGACCACAAGCGGCCGATGCCGCATCGCGTCTTGCGCTGTGCTGAACCGGCGCGCCCATGCCAAGTCGCGAAAGCAAAGATTGAGGGGCAAAGCCGTTAGTCTTTTATACGGGATCGGCTATTAAAGCATAGGAAGCCGAATACAGACCAAGCGGGATATTGGACGGGATCGGTGGAAAGGGCAGGGATGGAACAGGTCGAACAGCAGCAGGGCACGACGGCGGAACGCCGGACGGGCAAGCGGCATTCGGCCGTCCTTCTTCTCGGCAAGGTTTGTGGTGATGTTCCCGGCGTTTGCCTGGTCCACAATATCTCCGCCACCGGCCTGATGGCGCGCTTCGTCGATGTGCCCAGGGTGGGCGATTCGATCACGATCGAAGTGCGCGGCCTGCCGCCCGTGTCCGGGACCGTCCGCTGGGTCGAAGGGCGCAAGGCGGGCATGCAGTTCGATTCGCCGCAGCCCTATGAGCAGATTTTCTCGCACGAGAATGAAGACGACACGGTTCCGCGTCCTCCGCGCTTTCCCGTCTCGCTGACCGCCGATGTCCGGCTGGGCACCCACAAGTTCACGACTGCGATGCTCGACATATCGGCGGGCGGGGCAAAGCTGGTGGCGGAAGGGCCGGTCCAGCCGGGGCTGGCGGGGCATATCGTCGTGAAGCCGCTGGGCACCGTGATTTCGGGTACCGTCTGCTGGGTGCAGGACGGCCGTTTCGGCTTCCGATTCGTCTCGCCGCTGTCGATGGACTCGCTCGCGGCGATCGTCGGGTTGCGCTGAGCGCGGCCCAGCCACCCGGCGATCCTGTCGCTCGGGGCTGGTTTCAGAAGCTTTCCTGAAAAATCTGGTGCGGTCGAGAAGACTCGAACTTCCACGGCCTTTCGGCCACAACGACCTCAACGTTGCGCGTCTACCAATTCCGCCACGACCGCACTCGATAGTCACCACCGGCAAGCCGGAGGGCTGGTAGGCGGGTGCCCCTAGCAAAGCGATACGGGTAGCGCAACGCATTTCGTCGGGAATGGCAAATTGTCGGCGGGACGGGTTCTTTCTGCGGCTTCGGGGTTTGGAGTCTGATCCCGCAAAGCTGGATCAGCGCGGCACCGGCCCGCTCCCCCACCCGACCGCCCACAGCGTATCCTGAATGGGCGGTCGGGTGGGGGAGTGGGCCGGTGCCGCTTCCACGTCAACGGATCGGACTCTAGGAACGGGACATGAGTTTTTCCCTTCGTCCCGACCGTGCCGAGGCGCGCCGCCTGCTGGGCCTTGCCTGGCCGGTGATGCTGACCAGCCTCAACTGGACGATCCTGCACGTCACCGATGTGATCGTAGTCGGCCGGGTAGGCGAGCATGAGGTCGCCGCATTGTCGGCCAGCCGGTCGCTGACCTATGTTGCGATCGTCACCGGGCTGGCCTGGCTGTCGGGCGTGCTGGTCCGCGCGTCGCGGGCCGACGGAGCGGGCGACCTGCCCGAAACGGGCCAGGCGCTGCGTGACGGCATGGTGCTGGGGCTGATCCTGGGGGTGGCGGCGATGCTGATCCTGGGGCTGGGCGGCACGAGCCTGCTCGCCGGGATCGGCGTCGCACCCTCGCTGGTCGAGCCGGGCGCGCGGGTCGTGGCCGTCATGGCGCTGGGCTATCCGTTCCAGATGGTGATGATCGCGGCCAGCTTCTTTCTGGAGGGGATCAGCCGCCCGCGCCGGGTGACGATGGTCAATCTGTCGATCCTGCCGATCAATGCGCTGCTCGCCTGGGCGCTGGCGGGGGGCGAGATGGGCTTGCCCGCCTTCGGCGCGGTTGGCGCGGCACTGGCGACGGTGATCGCCTCGGCCTTGGGCGCGGTGGCGATGGTGGCCAGCGCGATGCGGTTGCCGCGCGGCGAGCAGCGGGGCGTGCGGCGGCTGGACCGTGCCGCCTGGGCCCCGACGCTGGCGGGAGCGGCCGGACTGGCGCGATTCGGCCTGGTGCCCGCCATCGCCTCGGGACTGGAGCTGGCGGGGTTCGCGATCCTGATCGCGCTGTCCACCCGGCTGGGCGATGCGACCGCGCATGGTTTCCAGATCGTCTTCTCGATTCACAACGTCACCTTCGCGCTGGCGATCGGCCTGGGATCGGCGGCGGGGGTGCGCGCGGGCAATGCGGTGGGCGAGGGCGAGACCCCGGCGGCGGTGTCGCGCACGCTGCTCGCGGTCGGGATCGCCGCGCTGGCCATGGGCGCGTGCAGCCTGGTGCTATGGACGATGCCCGAGGCGATCGTCGGCGCCTTTCCCGCGTTGCCGGAGGCACATGCGGCGGCGGTGGCGATGCTGATGATCTGGGCGCCCTTCATCCTGTTCGACGGGGTGCAGGTGGTGCTGGTCTATGCGTTGCGCTCGCTGAACGATCAGGTCGCGGCGGGGATCAACAGCATCATCGCCTATTTCGTCGTGACCGGCGGGGTCGGCTGGTGGCTGGTCGCGAGCGGCTGGGGAGCGCCTGCGCTGGCCTGGGCTTCGGGGGTGGGGATGCTGGTCGCGGCGCTGCTGCACGGGGCGCGGTTCGGGGTCATCGCGCGGCGGTTGCGTGGGTAGTCGCGTGGGCTTCGACTTCGCTCAGCCTGAACGGCGTGAGGGAATGGGGCCTGATACCAACCTCCGTTCAGCCTGAGCGAAGTCGAAGGCCAAGGGTCAGTTCGCGCTGCCCTCACCCGCAAAGCTCAGGTCCAGCCGCTTCGAACTCGGCGGTACGTCCAGCTTGGCCGAGTTGAAGTCCATCGACGCACCGGGGCCCAGCGTCCGCTGTTGCGGCGCGATCGCCCAGGAGAAGACGGTGCGGCCCTGCGCGTCCTTCAGCTCGGCACGCAGGTCGGGCACGCGCTGTGCGGTGGCCGACGGGTTGATGATCTGTCCCGAAATGGCAAACAGCTCCGACCCGTTTTCCAGCTCGCGCCGCTCGATCGGGTTGGACCGCAGCTCCAGCGCCGATTCGGTGCTGCCGACGCCGAACCAGCCGCCGATGCCCGGCATCCCGGTCCACAGGATCGCCGCCGTCGCGACCAGCATCAACAGCCCCGCCAGCACCGCGCCGATGGTCCAGCGCCGCACCGGATTGCGCCGCGCGCGGAAGGGCGGGCGATGGGCAAAGGCGTCGAAGCCCGAATCGTCCCGGTCCAGGATCGGCGGTGCGGGCGGCGGCACGATGACCGGCGGCGGGGGAGGCGGCGGTTCGGCAAAGGCCGCACTGGCGTCCTCATGCACCGGCGCTGTCGCGGTCGGAGCCATGGCCATCGGTGGCAGCGGCAATTCGGGTTGCGGCTCCAGCTCCAGTTCGGGCGGCGACTGGAACCAGCTGTGCCGGCAATTGGCGCAGCGCACGGTTCGCCCCTCCAGCCCGATCGCACTGTCGGGCACCAGATAGCGGGTGCGGCACTCAGGGCATTCGAGGATCATGCGGTGGGGCACTTCAGGACAGGACGGGTCGACGGACGGACAGGGCCATCCCTCATCAGTCAGGCCCCCTTGATGGTCCAGTAAGCACGCCGCCCCTAGGCGTGGCAAGCGTGAAGCGCGGAACTTGAAGCGCGCGCCCGCCCATGCCAAGGCCATGCGGGCATGGCGAACATCGTCCAGTTCGAGAATGTCGGCCTGCGCTACGGCGTCGGGGAAGAGACCCTGTGCGACGTCAGCTTCACGCTGCGCTCGGGGCAGTTCTATTTCCTGACTGGGGCCAGCGGCGCAGGGAAAACCTCGCTGCTTCGCCTGCTATACTTGTCGCAGCGGCCCAGCCGGGGCATCATCCGGCTGTTCGGCGAGGATGCGGTGATCCTGCCGCGCGGTCGCCTGCCCGGTTTCCGGCGACGGATCGGCGTGGTGTTCCAGGACTTCCGCCTGATCCCGCATCTGTCGGCGGCGGACAATATCGCACTGCCCTTACGTGTCGCGGGCATGGCCGAATCGGAGATCGCGCGCGCGGTGCGCGAGATGCTGAACTGGATCGGCCTATCGGAGCGCGCGGGCGCGCGGCCGGCGACCCTGTCGGGCGGCGAGCAGCAGCGTGTGGCGATCGCGCGGGCGGTGATCGCGCGGCCCGAGCTGCTGGTCGCCGACGAGCCGACGGGCAATGTCGATCCCGCCATGGCCGATCGGCTGCTCCACCTGTTCAACTCGCTCCACCGGCTGGGCACCACCGTCGTCATGGCGACGCATGACTGGCACCTGATCGAACGCCTGCCGGGCGCGCATCACCTGCATCTGGAGCGCGGACGGCTGGTCGATCCCGATCCGCCCCCAACCGAACCATCGCGTCCCGAAGCCAAGCCGTCGACCATCGTGCGGAGCGGGCTGTGAAGCGTGGGCGCAAACCCCGCGCGACGGGCGCGGAAGCGCGCGCGCTCGATGATGGCGGCGGCGCGCATGTCATGAGCTGGGTGATCGCGATCATGCTGTTCCTGACCCTGCTGGCGGGGGCGGCGGGCCTTGCGACCGCGCGGGCGGCGGGGGCGCTCGACCGCCAGATGGCGGGCCGCCTGACCGTTCAGATCGTCGAGGGCGAGACTCAGCGTCGCGATGCCGCCGCCGCGCAGGTGCTGGCGGTGCTGCGGACGCAGCGCGATGTCGCGCGCGCGGTGCCGGTGCCGCAGGCCGATCTGGCGCGGATGCTGCAACCGTGGCTGGGCCAGGATGCGGAGGCGGCGGGCCTGCCCGTGCCCGCGCTGATCGATGTCGACCTGACCAGCGACGACGGTGCTGCCATCGCCCGTGTCCGCAGCGCCGTGACGCGGGCCAGCCCGGCGGCGCGGGTCGATGCGCACGCCACCTGGCTGGGCCCGGTCGGGCGGCTGCTCGATACCGCCGCCTGGCTGGCGGGGGCGATCATCCTGTTGATGCTGGTTGCGACCACGGCGGTCGTCATGCTGGCGGCACGCGCCGGGCTGGAGGCGCATCGCGGCACGATCGAGGTCATCCATATGCTCGGCGCCACCGACCGGCAGGTCGCGCGGCTGTTCCAGCGGCGGATCGCGCTCGACGCCGGGATCGGCGCGGTGGCGGGCGGCGTGCTGGCCGGGGGCGCGATCCTGCTGATCGCGGGGCAGGTGGCGACGCTCGATTCGGAATTGCTCGGCGGGATGCGGTTGGGGCTGTTGGACATGGCGATGCTGATCGCGCTGCCCTTCGGCTTTGTCGGGCTGGCGGTGGGCGCGGCGCGGCTGGCGGTGCTGCGCCAGATGCGGCGGATGCTGTAGATGCTGCGGCTGATCGGTCTGGCGGCGCTCGCCTGGTGCCTGGGGTTCGCGGCTTTCATGCTGACCCTGCCGCACCCGCTGGAGAACAACACCACCGATGCGATCGTGGTGCCGACCGGCGGGCCGGGTCGGATCGATCGCGGCATCGCCTTGCTCAAGGCGCATCAGGCCAAGCGGATGCTCGTCACGGGCGTCGCACCCGGCGTGCGGCCGATCGATCTGGCGCGCACCTATCGCACCTCCCCTTCGCTGTTTTCCTGCTGCATCGACCTGGGCGGCGAGGCGGTGGACACCCGCTCCAATGCCGAGGAGACGGCGAACTGGGTGCGCCAGCATGGCTATCGCACGGTACGGCTCGTCACCTCCGACTGGCATCTGCCGCGCGCCAGGATGGAGCTGACCGCCGCGCTCGGCAAACAGGTGCTGGTGCTGGGCGACGGCGTGCCGTCCGAGCCGCGCATGGGCACTTTGATCAATGAATATAACAAGCTGATCCTGCGCAGGGTCGCGCTTTGGACGGGGATTGGCGCGTGATTCTTCTTCGCAACATCGTGTTTGTCGCGATCTTCTATCCGGTGTCGGCGATCATGGCGCTGCTGTCGCCGCTGGTCGCGGTGGGGGGGCGTCATGCCGTGGTCCATTGGGCGACGGGCTGGACGACATTTCACCGGCTGTGCACCCGCTGGATCCTGGGTATCCGCGTGAAGGTGGAGGGCACGCGGCCGACCACCCCGGCGCTCTACCCCGCCAAGCATCAGGCGATGTTCGAGACGATGGAGCTGCAACGCCTGCTGAACGGCCCGGCCATGGTGTTGAAGCGTGAGCTGGCCAATATCCCGGTCTGGGGATGGACGGTGCGCAAGTACGGCGCGATCGTGGTTGACCGCTCGGCCTCGGCCAAGGCGATGCGCGGCATGATGCGCGATGCGAAGGTGGCGGTCGACCAGGGGCGGGCGATCATGATCTTCCCCGAAGGCACGCGGGTAAAGCCCGGCGAGACGCCGCCGCTGAAGCCGGGGTTTGCCGGGCTCTACCGGATGCTGGGTCTGCCGGTGGTGCCGGTGGCGACCGATTCGGGGATCGTGTGGCCGCGCAAGGGCCTGAAGCGGCCGGGGGTGGTGACGCTGCGCTTCGGCGAGGTGATTCCGCCCGGCCTGCCGCGCGAGGAAGCGGAGGCCAGGGTCCATGCGGCGATGAATGCGCTGGAATCCTCCCCGGCACGGGGAGGTGGCAGGGCGTAAGCCCTGACGGAGGGGGGCTTCCACACAGGTCGTCCCTCGCGGTGAACCCCCTCCACCAGCTTCGCTGGTCCCCCTCCCCGTGCCGGGGAGGAATGAGTCATCCCTCGTGGCTCCGTCCGAAATCCTCGCGCGCATCGTCCTGGCCTTGGTCGATGATCGAGCGGCGGATGGCGCGGGTGCGGCTGAACAGGTCGAACAGCTCGTCGCCCTTGCCCCAGCGGATCGCGCGTTGCAGCTGGCTGAGATCCTCCGAAAAGCGCTGGAGCATCTCCAGCACCGCCTCGCGGTTGGTGAGGAACACGTCGCGCCACATGGTCGGGTCCGACGCGGCGATGCGGGTGAAGTCGCGGAAGCCACCGGCGGAATATTTGATGACCTCGGACTGGGTCACTTCCTCCAGATCGCTGGCGGTGCCGACGATCGTATAGGCGATCAGGTGCGGCAGATGGCTGGTGACGGCAAGCACCCGGTCGTGGTGATCGGGGGCCATCAACTCGACATCCGCTCCCAGCCGCCGCCAGAACTCGGCCACCCGCTCGACCGCCAGCGCGTCCGCGCCCTCGGGTGGCGTGACGATGCACCAGCGATTCTGGAACAGCGTGGCGAAGCCCGCCTCCGGCCCACTGCGCTCGGTGCCCGCGACCGGATGCGCCGGGATGATCGTTGCACCGGGCAGCGCATCGGTCAGCGCGGCCAGCACCGAACCCTTGCAACTGCCCACGTCGGACACGATCGCGTACTCGGGCAGATCGTCGGCGAAATCGGCCGCCACGACGCCCATCGCGCCGACCGGCACGCACAGGATCACGAAGTCGGCGTCGATCACGCTCGCCCCCGCCGTATCGGCGACGTCATCGGCCAGATCGAGCGCACGCACCGTCTCGCGCACCGCCGGGTCGGCGTCATAGGCGGTGATCCGCGCGGTCGGCATGGCTTTCCGCGTCGCCCGCGCGACCGAGGAGCCGATCAGGCCAAGCCCGATAATGGTGATCCGCGCGAAGGGCAGCATCAGGCCCCCTTCGCCTCCGACTCGACCATGGCGCGCAGCGCGGCGACGACGCCCTTCACCTCGTCTTCGGTGCCGATGGTGATGCGCAGGCCATGACCCAGTCCCTGGCTGGGCAGCCAGCGGACGATATAGCCGGCGTCCATCAGCCCGTGATAGGCGCGCTCGGCGCTCAGCTGACCCTCGAACAGTACCAGCGAGAAGTTCGCCTTGGACGCCACGCAACGCAGGCCCGCATTGCCGAGGCTCGCGATCTGCTCCTCGAACCAGCCGAGCCACTGGGCATTGTGCGCGCGCGACGCCTCGACGAAGCCGCGGTCACGGATCGCTTCAATCGCGGCGTTCTGGCCCGCGATGGTCACGTTGAACGGCGCGCGGATGCGGTGCAGCGCGTCGATGATGGGGGCGGCGGCATAGCCCCAGCCGATCCGCTCGGCAGCGAGGCCGTGAATCTTGGAGAAGGTGCGCGACACCAGCACGTTGCCCGCCTGCTCGGCCAGCGCGAGCCCGCCATCGTCCTCGCCCGGCTCCAGATATTCGGCATAGGCCTGATCAAGGACCAGCAGGACATGAGGAGGAAGCCCCGCGTGCAGCCGCGCGATCTCGTCCGCGCCCGCATAGGTGCCGGTCGGGTTGTTGGGGTTGGCGACGAAGACGACCTTGGTCTTTTCCGTCACGGCCGCCAGGATCGCGTCGACATCGGTGGCATAGTCATGATCGGCGACCACCACCGGCTCCGCGCCGACGCGACGCGTCGCGATCTCATAGACCGCAAAGCCGTAGCGGACATGGATGACCTCATCCCCCGGTCCGGCGAACGCGCCCGCCGCGAGGTGCAGGATCTCGTCCGAGCCGGTGCCGTAGATGATCCGTGCCGGGTCGAGACCATGCACCGCGCCGATCGCCTCGCGCAGCGCGGTCGCGCCCGGATCGGGGTAGCGCTCCAGATGCGCGGCGGCGGCGGCGAAGGCGGCGCGCGCCTTCTCGCTGGTGCCCAGCGGATTCTCATTGGCCGACAATTTGATGACCTTGCGCCCGTCATCGGTCGTCGCGCGGCCGGGGACGTAAGGTGCGATGGCCTGGACCCAGGAGATCGGTTCGGGGGCTTTAAGCTCGGTCATGGCGAACGCCATAGCGGCCATGGCCTTGCGTTGCCAAGCATCGCGGCCTAGCGGATATCGCTCCATGGCCGCTTCCGTTTCCGCTTTATCCCACAGCGACGACCAGCGTTTCGGTCTGTCGCGGCATGTCGTGCTGCCGGGGCCGCTACGGCTCGACGGCGGCGGGCTCTTGTCCCCGGTCGAGATCGGGTACGAGACCTATGGCACGCTGAACGCCGATGGCTCCAACGCCATCCTGATCTGCCATGCGCTGACCGGCGACCAGCATGTCGCCTCGCCCCATCCGCGCACCGGCAAGCCCGGCTGGTGGACGCGCCTGGTGGGGGAGGGCAAGCCAATCGACC carries:
- a CDS encoding PilZ domain-containing protein is translated as MEQVEQQQGTTAERRTGKRHSAVLLLGKVCGDVPGVCLVHNISATGLMARFVDVPRVGDSITIEVRGLPPVSGTVRWVEGRKAGMQFDSPQPYEQIFSHENEDDTVPRPPRFPVSLTADVRLGTHKFTTAMLDISAGGAKLVAEGPVQPGLAGHIVVKPLGTVISGTVCWVQDGRFGFRFVSPLSMDSLAAIVGLR
- a CDS encoding lysophospholipid acyltransferase family protein, with amino-acid sequence MILLRNIVFVAIFYPVSAIMALLSPLVAVGGRHAVVHWATGWTTFHRLCTRWILGIRVKVEGTRPTTPALYPAKHQAMFETMELQRLLNGPAMVLKRELANIPVWGWTVRKYGAIVVDRSASAKAMRGMMRDAKVAVDQGRAIMIFPEGTRVKPGETPPLKPGFAGLYRMLGLPVVPVATDSGIVWPRKGLKRPGVVTLRFGEVIPPGLPREEAEARVHAAMNALESSPARGGGRA
- a CDS encoding YdcF family protein, which translates into the protein MLRLIGLAALAWCLGFAAFMLTLPHPLENNTTDAIVVPTGGPGRIDRGIALLKAHQAKRMLVTGVAPGVRPIDLARTYRTSPSLFSCCIDLGGEAVDTRSNAEETANWVRQHGYRTVRLVTSDWHLPRARMELTAALGKQVLVLGDGVPSEPRMGTLINEYNKLILRRVALWTGIGA
- the ftsE gene encoding cell division ATP-binding protein FtsE produces the protein MANIVQFENVGLRYGVGEETLCDVSFTLRSGQFYFLTGASGAGKTSLLRLLYLSQRPSRGIIRLFGEDAVILPRGRLPGFRRRIGVVFQDFRLIPHLSAADNIALPLRVAGMAESEIARAVREMLNWIGLSERAGARPATLSGGEQQRVAIARAVIARPELLVADEPTGNVDPAMADRLLHLFNSLHRLGTTVVMATHDWHLIERLPGAHHLHLERGRLVDPDPPPTEPSRPEAKPSTIVRSGL
- a CDS encoding cell division protein FtsX, which codes for MKRGRKPRATGAEARALDDGGGAHVMSWVIAIMLFLTLLAGAAGLATARAAGALDRQMAGRLTVQIVEGETQRRDAAAAQVLAVLRTQRDVARAVPVPQADLARMLQPWLGQDAEAAGLPVPALIDVDLTSDDGAAIARVRSAVTRASPAARVDAHATWLGPVGRLLDTAAWLAGAIILLMLVATTAVVMLAARAGLEAHRGTIEVIHMLGATDRQVARLFQRRIALDAGIGAVAGGVLAGGAILLIAGQVATLDSELLGGMRLGLLDMAMLIALPFGFVGLAVGAARLAVLRQMRRML
- the hisC gene encoding histidinol-phosphate transaminase, which encodes MTELKAPEPISWVQAIAPYVPGRATTDDGRKVIKLSANENPLGTSEKARAAFAAAAAHLERYPDPGATALREAIGAVHGLDPARIIYGTGSDEILHLAAGAFAGPGDEVIHVRYGFAVYEIATRRVGAEPVVVADHDYATDVDAILAAVTEKTKVVFVANPNNPTGTYAGADEIARLHAGLPPHVLLVLDQAYAEYLEPGEDDGGLALAEQAGNVLVSRTFSKIHGLAAERIGWGYAAAPIIDALHRIRAPFNVTIAGQNAAIEAIRDRGFVEASRAHNAQWLGWFEEQIASLGNAGLRCVASKANFSLVLFEGQLSAERAYHGLMDAGYIVRWLPSQGLGHGLRITIGTEDEVKGVVAALRAMVESEAKGA
- a CDS encoding zinc-ribbon domain-containing protein, with amino-acid sequence MILECPECRTRYLVPDSAIGLEGRTVRCANCRHSWFQSPPELELEPQPELPLPPMAMAPTATAPVHEDASAAFAEPPPPPPPVIVPPPAPPILDRDDSGFDAFAHRPPFRARRNPVRRWTIGAVLAGLLMLVATAAILWTGMPGIGGWFGVGSTESALELRSNPIERRELENGSELFAISGQIINPSATAQRVPDLRAELKDAQGRTVFSWAIAPQQRTLGPGASMDFNSAKLDVPPSSKRLDLSFAGEGSAN
- a CDS encoding prephenate/arogenate dehydrogenase family protein — its product is MLPFARITIIGLGLIGSSVARATRKAMPTARITAYDADPAVRETVRALDLADDVADTAGASVIDADFVILCVPVGAMGVVAADFADDLPEYAIVSDVGSCKGSVLAALTDALPGATIIPAHPVAGTERSGPEAGFATLFQNRWCIVTPPEGADALAVERVAEFWRRLGADVELMAPDHHDRVLAVTSHLPHLIAYTIVGTASDLEEVTQSEVIKYSAGGFRDFTRIAASDPTMWRDVFLTNREAVLEMLQRFSEDLSQLQRAIRWGKGDELFDLFSRTRAIRRSIIDQGQDDAREDFGRSHEG
- a CDS encoding MATE family efflux transporter is translated as MSFSLRPDRAEARRLLGLAWPVMLTSLNWTILHVTDVIVVGRVGEHEVAALSASRSLTYVAIVTGLAWLSGVLVRASRADGAGDLPETGQALRDGMVLGLILGVAAMLILGLGGTSLLAGIGVAPSLVEPGARVVAVMALGYPFQMVMIAASFFLEGISRPRRVTMVNLSILPINALLAWALAGGEMGLPAFGAVGAALATVIASALGAVAMVASAMRLPRGEQRGVRRLDRAAWAPTLAGAAGLARFGLVPAIASGLELAGFAILIALSTRLGDATAHGFQIVFSIHNVTFALAIGLGSAAGVRAGNAVGEGETPAAVSRTLLAVGIAALAMGACSLVLWTMPEAIVGAFPALPEAHAAAVAMLMIWAPFILFDGVQVVLVYALRSLNDQVAAGINSIIAYFVVTGGVGWWLVASGWGAPALAWASGVGMLVAALLHGARFGVIARRLRG